The Nitrospinaceae bacterium genome contains the following window.
CGGGTGAAGGTGGCGGTTTCCGCAGTGGGTGTAGGTAACGGAGACAAGTGGCTACGATCAGTATTTTCCGCCTACGAGTGGATCAAACTCAAGGAGAAGGTGCGGGTGGCCGCGCGCGAGCGGGTCTTGACCGGCAAGCGAACCATGGTGCCCCGGACCTATCTGTGCCCGGACGACCCGGACAAACCAAAGCCTAAGCTGATCGAGGAAGTCCACGGCATTGCGGAGGTCAACGAATACGACTTGGAGAGCGCCGAGGCACTGTTCCGCTACCGGCCCGAGTGGGTGGCCGGGCGCATCTCCCCACGGCCAGTGCTGTTCATCTGCGGGGAGGACGATGTCATGGTGCCGGCCGAGGATGGTCCCCTGGCTGTCTATGCCGCGTGCGGAGAGCCCAAGAAGCTCGTGCGCATCCCCCACGGCCGCCACAACGACATCTACAAAGTGGTCAATCCAGAGTGCTTCGAAAAATGTGTAAAGGAAACCATCGCCTGGTTCGGACAGTACCTGTGAGTTAAAAGTTCTCCGTCCGCTCCAGAGTAGCTAAGAAATATCTGAGATCGCATGGGTGCCAAGCATTATCGACCAGAGCCAGGAGATGAGCCCTCATGGCTCACC
Protein-coding sequences here:
- a CDS encoding alpha/beta fold hydrolase — protein: MRKEVFYYSDGFKISAYLYPPNDWKEGDPPRPAVICITGYSGRKDLATIDVPERLAEEGYFTLAPDYRGFGHAEGLKGRHRPLEQAQDTYDGITFLETVEGVDPDRIGIYGTSYGGAHAIWVAAFDERVKVAVSAVGVGNGDKWLRSVFSAYEWIKLKEKVRVAARERVLTGKRTMVPRTYLCPDDPDKPKPKLIEEVHGIAEVNEYDLESAEALFRYRPEWVAGRISPRPVLFICGEDDVMVPAEDGPLAVYAACGEPKKLVRIPHGRHNDIYKVVNPECFEKCVKETIAWFGQYL